Proteins from one Chroococcidiopsis sp. CCMEE 29 genomic window:
- a CDS encoding HetZ-related protein 2 has product MSKSAADLAQEWRSRLSADFPEQSAAVRESIIRWLLGNDLERFEMLNLNQLEVTQQAMEYRYRILQQRYLGLGPAQAYRNLMQRLGSLVLLRNKICSWVALSRDRQQAIVDVLQEVLQELLQSDRYMQQQMAWIAECTDQPKLRNALLFASLQEYCLRPIRNQPLLVYRFINYLRRTQRGGITQVPQSSSVRLISEEILAEDGEQPLSLLDIKAIAMYQDMQALEEQQALRQAVQQEFANYLAERLGPTAEQWLRLYLQGMSQKAIASRLNLSVKEVYRLREKISYHAAQIFARKCQPELVGSCFKA; this is encoded by the coding sequence ATGAGTAAGTCAGCAGCAGACCTAGCACAAGAATGGCGATCGCGGCTTTCAGCAGACTTTCCAGAACAAAGTGCTGCGGTTAGGGAGAGTATTATTCGTTGGCTATTAGGAAACGACTTAGAGCGCTTTGAGATGCTCAACCTCAATCAACTGGAAGTTACCCAGCAAGCGATGGAATATCGCTACCGGATCTTACAGCAGCGTTACTTGGGGCTAGGACCAGCGCAAGCTTATCGTAACCTCATGCAGCGCTTAGGCAGTTTGGTGTTGCTCCGAAATAAAATCTGTAGCTGGGTTGCCCTCAGTCGCGATCGCCAACAAGCTATCGTAGATGTTCTACAGGAAGTGCTGCAGGAATTACTGCAAAGCGATCGCTACATGCAGCAGCAGATGGCGTGGATTGCTGAGTGTACTGACCAGCCAAAGCTACGTAATGCCCTACTGTTTGCTAGTCTGCAAGAATATTGCTTACGTCCGATCCGCAATCAACCGTTACTGGTTTATAGATTTATTAACTACTTACGCCGCACGCAGCGTGGGGGCATAACTCAGGTACCTCAAAGTAGTTCGGTGCGGTTAATTTCGGAGGAAATTCTCGCCGAAGACGGCGAGCAACCGCTCAGCTTGCTAGATATTAAAGCGATCGCGATGTATCAGGATATGCAAGCGCTGGAGGAACAACAGGCATTGCGGCAAGCAGTGCAGCAGGAATTTGCCAACTATCTAGCTGAACGATTAGGACCAACGGCAGAGCAGTGGTTGCGGTTATATCTTCAAGGGATGTCGCAGAAGGCGATCGCCTCCCGTTTGAATTTATCAGTCAAGGAAGTATATCGCCTGCGGGAAAAAATTAGCTATCATGCTGCGCAGATTTTTGCTCGGAAATGTCAACCTGAACTTGTTGGCAGCTGTTTCAAGGCCTAG